A window of Fusobacterium sp. genomic DNA:
TCTATGTAATCTTATTCCCAGATTTTATACCATTGATGATGGTGATATAAAAATAGATGGAAAGAGTATATATGATGTAAAATTGGAATCTTTAAGAAAAAATATTGGAATAGTACAACAAGATGTATTCTTATTTACTGGAACTATAAAAGAAAATATTTTAGTAGGAAATAGTGAAGCAACAGATGATGAAGTAATGATTGCTGCTAAAAAAGCAAATATTCATGGTTTAATAATGGAAATGCCTGATGGATATAATACTTTTGTTGGAGAGAGAGGAGTAAAGCTTTCAGGTGGACAGAAACAAAGAATTGCCATTGCCAGAATATTTTTAAAAAATCCTCCAATATTGATACTTGATGAGGCAACTTCTGCTCTTGATAATATTACAGAAAGACTTATTCAAAAATCACTTGAAGAGTTATGCAAAGGAAGAACAACAATAGTAGTTGCTCACAGACTTTCTACTATTCAAAATGCTGATGAAATAATAGTTCTTACTGATAATGGGATAGAAGAAAGAGGAACACATAAAGAGCTTTTAGAGAATAAAGGTTTTTATCACAAGCTTCATAACATGAGTAATTTATAGAAAAGAGAGCACAAGCTCTCTTTTTGCTTTTAAGAATTTTTGATGTTTTTATAAAGATGAATAGTAAAGACAGTTTTAAAATCTGTTGTAACATCTTCAATTTCACTTAAGGGGAACCAAGTATCAACTAAGTCTTCTCCAATGTCTAATTTTAAGTTTTGTGGAGTGATAGAGTCATTTTTTAGCTGTATAATATAAATATATAGAGATTCACTTGTATATCCTGGAGACAGGATCAAAGGTTTTTTAGGATTATAAATAAGATTATAATCATTTTTTAAGTATCCAGTTTCTTCTTCTATTTCTCTTTCTAAAGTGTACAAAGGATTTTCTCCATCTTCCATTATCCCAGCAGGAATCTCATACATATACCCTTGGAATCCAGGTCTATATTGTTTTACAAGAAGAGCCTTATTTCCAGTTGCATTTAATACAAGAGCAGCAATTGCATTAGGTTTATCTAAATATTCCAATTGTATTCCAGTAGTTGGATGTTTTTCAACAGCGATTTTAAGGAATTTTAAGTCTTCCAATTTTTCTAATTTCATTTTATCCCCTTCTTTTTATTTTAGTATATAAATTTATTTTAATGTTCTTCATCAAGCTCCTCAAATTTTTTTCTCTCTAAATTTATTGCTTCATAAAGCTGTTTTTTTCTTTTTAAATATTTCAATCTTTCTTTATCTTTATGATTTTTAATCATATCCATTACAGGAAGAAGAAATCCAGCTACTATACCAGCAGAAAATCCATTATTATAAAGATTAAGACCTCCATGAACAGTTCCAATACTTTGTACTACTGCAAGGTGAAGCCATCCAGCTACTATTCCCCAGAAAGTTCCGTATACTCCAGATATTGGAGCAAGAGAAGTACCAAAAAGTCCAGAAAGAGCAACAGTAAATGTATCAGTATTGCTTCCAAATTTAGCAAGGTATACACCTATTAAAACAGGAATAGTGTTGAGGAAATGTTTTCCATAAGCTGAGAACCCTACTATAGTAAGAATACCTGCTAAAAGAGGACCATTGAAAGTTTCCCCAAGTAAAACAACAAACCCCATTGCAACAAATCCCATTATACCCATATTTATGTATGTAAGACCAAAACCATAACGTTGGACATAATCTGCTTTTAATCCTGTGTCTTCTAAAAGTTTTTTATAACCTGCAAATGAACTTCCATTAATAAAGTAACCGATGATTATAAGGCTCAGAAAGACTCCAGAACAGATTAATTTAAGAGCAAGGTCATATTCTACTGAAATTATTCGCTGAGGGGTTATTTGGAACTTATACAGCTTTAAAATGGAAGTAATTACAGCACCTAATATCCCACCAGTGAATCCTAAGTTATATAAGTTGAACCCTTCATGGAAAGAAGCCATTTTTTTAGCAAGAGGAGTAACAATAAATCCTATTAATATTCCTAAAGCTATAGCATTAAGATATGATGTATCAGTAGTATCTACTCTGAAAGCAACTTCACTTACAAAAGGAGCAAGAGCACTGGCAAAAGATATAGTAATAAATATTTCTTTAAAATCTATGTGTTCATAAAGACTGTAGAGAATCCCTCCAAGATAGAAAGGCAGAATGTTTAAGATGTTTTTACCAAAAAATGAAAATCCAAAAACAGTGAAAAAAGAAGCAATTATTAATCCATTTATTTCAATTTTTAACATTTTGATGATGGTGAAATTAAATAAAAATATTAGGAAAGCATTCACAAATGAAGCTCCAATACCTCCTATTACAAGGAAATCTGTAATAAGAACAGCTGGAGATGTTATGATTTTTAAAATTCCAGTAAAAATATTTTCTCTTTCATGAATAACATAGCCCATAAAGGATATAACGATAAAACCTATCAGAATTCCTGATAAGATTTTTATTTTTTTCATTCTTTTTCTATTAAAATTATCCACACTTCCCTCCTTCATAAAAAATATCTAATTAGATATTATTATTTTTTAAGATAAAAGTCAATTATACATTGTATTTAAATTATATATAGGGTTATATTTTTGGATTTAATACATTATTGAATAAAAAAGATTATGTCAAAATAAAAAGTACTTAAATTTTTTTTTATTTTAGAATATAATACGGATAGTCTATATTTAAAAGGTGGAAATCAATGGAATATTATATATATATTATAAGATGCAGAGATAATTCCCTATATACAGGGATAACTACTGATTTAAAAAGAAGATATAAAGAACATGAACAAGGAATAGGAGCAAAATATACAAAATCAAAAGGAGTTTTAGGAATAGAAATATTCTTTAAATGTAATGGAAGAAGCGAAGCATCCAAGATTGAGTATTATATAAAAAAAATGACAAAGGATCAAAAAGAGAAAGAACTCAATAAAATCAATGGGTTTAAAACGTTGATATTAAGAGATTTAGGAATAATTATAAAATAAAAAAACTTTTTTTATTTTTTTAAAAAAAGTTATTGACATAATTTGTTAGTTATGATAATATAGTAAATGTCCTTGACAGAAAGAGATAAGTTGTAAGAGTTATCAAAAAAGTCAAAGATTGCCTGGATGGCGGAACAGGTAGACGCACGGGACTTAAAATCCCGTGGTACTTAGTACCGTGCCGGTTCGATTCCGGCTCTAGGCACCATTATGTTGCGGGGTAGAGCAGTCTGGTAGCTCG
This region includes:
- a CDS encoding NUDIX hydrolase; this translates as MKLEKLEDLKFLKIAVEKHPTTGIQLEYLDKPNAIAALVLNATGNKALLVKQYRPGFQGYMYEIPAGIMEDGENPLYTLEREIEEETGYLKNDYNLIYNPKKPLILSPGYTSESLYIYIIQLKNDSITPQNLKLDIGEDLVDTWFPLSEIEDVTTDFKTVFTIHLYKNIKNS
- a CDS encoding GIY-YIG nuclease family protein, yielding MEYYIYIIRCRDNSLYTGITTDLKRRYKEHEQGIGAKYTKSKGVLGIEIFFKCNGRSEASKIEYYIKKMTKDQKEKELNKINGFKTLILRDLGIIIK
- a CDS encoding DUF1576 domain-containing protein, with amino-acid sequence MDNFNRKRMKKIKILSGILIGFIVISFMGYVIHERENIFTGILKIITSPAVLITDFLVIGGIGASFVNAFLIFLFNFTIIKMLKIEINGLIIASFFTVFGFSFFGKNILNILPFYLGGILYSLYEHIDFKEIFITISFASALAPFVSEVAFRVDTTDTSYLNAIALGILIGFIVTPLAKKMASFHEGFNLYNLGFTGGILGAVITSILKLYKFQITPQRIISVEYDLALKLICSGVFLSLIIIGYFINGSSFAGYKKLLEDTGLKADYVQRYGFGLTYINMGIMGFVAMGFVVLLGETFNGPLLAGILTIVGFSAYGKHFLNTIPVLIGVYLAKFGSNTDTFTVALSGLFGTSLAPISGVYGTFWGIVAGWLHLAVVQSIGTVHGGLNLYNNGFSAGIVAGFLLPVMDMIKNHKDKERLKYLKRKKQLYEAINLERKKFEELDEEH